The following nucleotide sequence is from Chloracidobacterium validum.
AAAAACGCCAGTCCCAGGCCTGCGCTCCACAACCGCCGATCCCGCCAGTCAACGACCAGCGGCAGACTGTCGAATGAATAGTCCACTTGCAGGGGAAACGGCCAGAGGTGCATCCCAACGTACTTCATCAGCAGCACCACCCCGGTTGCCCAGCGTTCGAGGAGTCCGGCGTAAGCCAGTGGGTTCATTGGAAAGTCAATCGGCGCGAGTGGAACGCCTGATTGAATCCGCTGGTGACAGAACCAGAACCCCAAGCTGGCCAGACCACAGGCCACGCCGGTTCGCCAACCGGCGGCAACCAGCGCGCGCTGCCAAGGTACGGATGCTGTTTGGCCGTTTGCCCAGAGTATGAGCAGCCACAGGGGAAAAAACAGCACGGCCGATTCCTTGGCCAGCCAACCAACGAGCAGACACAGCCCGGCCCCGGCCGCGAGTAACCAGCGCTGCCCACCGGCGGTCGCGTCGGTCAGCGCCAACTTCGCTTCGGCAAGGGCAAACGCCAGCGCGCCGAGCGCGCCGAGCGCGGCCAGCAACTCCGCGCGTCCGACCAGCATGGCCACCGCCTCCGTATGCAGTGGGTGCGCCACGAAGCACAGCCCGGCCAAGCCGGCCATCACGGTATCTTGCAGCCAGACATACATCAGCCAGCAACCAAGCCAGGCGACCACGATGTGCAGGCCGACGTTCACCGCATGCTGGGCGGCCGGCCCAGGCCCAAAACGACGCGCAACGAGTGCGTAGGAGGCTATGGTCAGCGGGCGGTAGTGGAAGTTGCGGTTGAGTTTTTCCGTGGCCTGGACATCTTGCCAGTAGTGTTTTTTGAATAATTGGCGCAAGTCGGTCGTGGCTGCGGCATTGGGGTTGTCGCGCACGATGCCAACGTCATCAACGACATAGCCGTGTTTGATGGTGTTGCCGAAGATCCACCACCCCAGGCCGCCAATCAGGCAACTCCAGATGAGCATCATCTGAACCGGCGACCATGTCCAGGCAATGACAACCGGCTGGTGAGCGGGCATAACTAAGCTCGGAAGTGACGGGAATGCTCGGCGGGAACCTGCCCAAGCCGTAACGAGGGCGCTGGTTCCAGCGACCAGTCGTGACGCTCGCCACGCGCGAGGCGGGCATAGCCGGCGGCAGCAATCATGGCGGCATTGTCGGTGGTGTACTTGGGGTGCGGAACTCGAATCTCAATGCCTTTCCGGTGGGCCAGGTCGGCCAGCGCCTGCCGCAGTCCCGTATTGCAGACCACCCCGCCGCCCGTCACGACCAGGCGTGGATGATAGGCGTCAATGGCGCGTTCCAGGACGCCAACCAGCGTATTGACCACGGCGCGTTGGAAACTGGCCGCCAAATTGCGAATGCTGTCGGGGGCTTGCGCGGAAATGTCTTCTGGATGAATGCCTTCTGGCAGCGGCGCAACCTGGTGCTCGCGGATGTAACGCAACACGGCGGTTTTGAGACCGCTGAAAGAGAAGTCGTATGGCGCATCGGGAATGAGCGGCGGGCGATACACCAGCGGCGCGTGGTCGGGCTGTCCGGCGCGCGCCAACCGGTCGAGGATCGGTCCGCCGGGGTAGCCCAGCCCCAGCCGGCGGGCTGTTTTGTCATAGGCCTCACCCGCCGCGTCATCACGGGTGTGCCCGATCCGTTCATAGGCAAACGGCGCGGCAATGTGAAACAGGTCGGTATGTCCGCCAGAGACAATGAGCGCCAGCGCGGGGTAATCCCAAGCTCCATACTCAAAAGTGGTGGAGAACATGTGTCCTTCGATGTGATGGACGCCGACGAACGGCACGCCGAGCGTCAACGCCAGGGCCTTGGCGTACGACAACCCGACCAGCAAGGCGCCGACCAAGCCTGGCCCGTAGGTGACGGCAATCCCATCGAGTCCCCGAAAGCCATCGTCCAACGGCTCCACGGCACGGGCGACGACGTCCGCAATGGCGTCTAAGTGCTGCCGTGAAGCAATTTCTGGAACTACGCCCCCATAAGCCTGGTGTAATGTCATCTGGGAGGCAACGATGTTGGACAACGCGCTTCGTCCATCCACGACGACGGCCGCGGCGGTTTCATCACAGGAAGTTTCGATCCCCAGAACGGTGCGCATGCTCGAAACGATACTAGGAATCAAAACGGCGGCACAAGGCGACGAAATTCCAATGGTCGTGCTAGGGTGAACGCATGACAGCATGCCGTCTGGCGCGCCCGGCTCGCTTTGCGTTGGCGCACTGACGTATGATTTTCTCCCGTGGAGGACTAACCCCCGATGATGTATGGATTTGACATGGAGCGCGCGCTGCGCGCGATGCGCGCGGAGTTGACTGACCATGGCGTGCAGGAACTCCGCACGCCAGAGGAGGTGGATGCCGTTTTGTCCAAGAAAGAAGGCACGGCGCTGGTTGTTGTCAACTCGGTATGTGGCTGTGCGGCCGGCGCGGCGCGGCCCGGCGTCGTGGAAGCGCTCAAGACGAGTCCGACGTTGCCTGATCACATCACGACGGTCTTTGCCGGACAGGACAAGGACGCAACCGCCCGCGCGCGCGAGTACTTCAAAGGCTTTGCCCCTTCTTCACCTTCCGTTTGGCTGCTCAAGGATGGTGATGTCGTGTTCAAGTTGGAGCGGCATCAGATTGAGCACCGCAGCGCGGCTGACATCGCGGCTGATATTCGCAATGCGCTTCAGAAGCACTGCGCCCAGACCAGCGCGGCAGCGGTCTAACTTGCAAACCTTTCATAGCCCACAAGACGTATGAGTCACTTCCCGGCGCCCGACTTGGTTGCGCCCGTCTCAGGCATTTCCGACGCTGACGCTTCGGCGTCAGCGTCACGTTACGCTTGGTACGTTCTGTTCATCCTGACCTTGGTACAGGTCGTCAACTATGTTGACCGGCAGATCATTCCGCCGCTGCTCAAGCCCATTCAAGATGAGTTGAATCTCAGCAACACGGCGGCCGGGTTTCTGGGGACGGCGTTCATGCTGGTGCATTCACTCGCCGCGGTTCCGCTGGGCATCCTGGCTGACCGGATTGCGCGGCGAAAAATCATCGCCGCCGGCATTGGTTTCTGGAGTCTGGCCACGGCGGGCGCCGGTTTTGCCAATTCGTATGTCCACTTGTTGCTGGCGCGTGGGGCGGTTGGCGTTGGAGAAGCGGCCTATGCCCCGGCGGCCACATCGCTGCTCAGCGACATGTTCCCGGCGCGGATGTGGGCCAAGGTGATCGGTATTTTCAACCTTGGGTTGGTCGTAGGCGCTGCCTTGGGGCTGGTGCTCGGCGGCGTTCTGAGCGAAAAGATCGGCTGGCGCTATTGCTTTCTCGTCGTCGGACTGCCGGGGTTGTTGCTCACGATTGTCGTCTGGCTGTTTCGGGAACCGGCGCGCAGCCACGCCACCGAACCAGCCAAATGGAACGACATTCTACAGTTGCTCCACATCAGATCGCTGTGGCTGGTCATTGCCGGCGCGGCCAGTGTGACGTTTGCGGCCGGAGCGCTCATCCATTTTCTACCAAAGCTCGTCACCGAGCTTTACGGGATTGAGTCGTCCAAGGCGGCTATCCGGTTGACGCCGATTGTGATTGCGGCCTTTTTGGGCGTGATTACCGGCGGCTTCACCGCGGATTGGCTCCAGCAACGACTGGCGGCCGGGCGTGCGCTCACCATGGCGGTGGCGTTTCTGCTTGGCGCACCGTTCTTGTACTGGGGACTCTACGCGCCAACGCTCAATCAGTTTATCTTTGCTGGCTGCATGGCAACTTTTTTCATGAGCTTCTACCACGGACCGGTCGCTGCTATCGTTACCGACCTTGTCCCATCGTCGTTGCGTGCCACGGCCATTGCCTTTTACATGTTTGCCATCCACATTCTGGGCGATATGCCGTCGCCAGTGGTGGTTGGCTTTCTGTCGGATGTAATTGCCGGTGACAACGCCGCGCCGTCAGCCGCGACAGATGCTCTCCGGCAGGCCATGGTGCTGTGTGTGGCGGCAACAGCGCTGAGTGGTGTGATTTTTCTGGCGGTTTTACCTGTGTTGCGCCGCCGGCCGTCGCCAGCCAGTCCGCTGCCCGCTTAGTTCCCCGTCACTGAACCGCTGTGCTGTGCTGTCTGTTATTCGGGGCTATTGGGCAAGTCAACGGTTGTGCCGAATGCCTTGCTAAGACGGGGCAGAGTTTTCTAACGTACGAGTCTTGCCAACGCCGCGCAGCACTGCCGGGAGAGGCTTTAGCTACAACCGATAAGAGCGGTCTAGGAGGTTTTGCCCGCTTATGACGATGCCGTACATGCACAGCGCATGCATCACTCGCCTTTGGCGCGCCGCCTGGCACGCCAGTCTGGCGCTCGGTTTTGGGATCGCTACGGTGCTAACGCCGGCGCTGGGCTATGCGCAGGATGACGCGCAACCCAAGAAGAAAAAACCGCGCAAGATTGAACTCGACAAGATTTATCAGCGTTGGGTCAATGAAGACGTTGATTACATCATTACGCCCGAGGAGCGCGCCGCGTTCAAGAAGCTCCAAACGGACGAAGAACGAGAAGAGTTTATTGAGCAGTTTTGGTTGCGGCGCGACCCTGATCCAGACACGCCGGAAAATGAGTACCGCGAAGAATACTACCGGCGCATTGCCTACGCGAATGAAAAGTTCACGTCCGGTATTCCGGGCTGGAAAACTGACCGGGGGCGGATTTACATCACGTGGGGGCCGCCCGATAGCGTCGAGTCACGTCCGGCCGGGGGGCCATACGAACGCCCAATCTATGAAGGTGGCGGAACAACGTCAACCTATCCATTTGAAACGTGGTTCTATCGCTATCTGGAAGGGGTAGGCTCCGGGATTGAGATTGAGTTTGTTGACCCAACGGGCAGCGGTGAATACCGCATTGCGCGCAATGCCGACGAAAAAGACGCGCTCCTCTTCGTGCCAAACGCCGGGCTGACGCTTGCCGAGCAACTTGGCTTGGCCTCGAAGGTGGATCGTCCGTTTTTCAGTCCGGGCAACCGGAACGGCAACAACCCACTCTACCCAATGCGGACGCAGGACATGCCTTTTGAGCGCCTGGCAATTCTGACCAATTTGCAGCGCGCGCCGTCGGTCCGCTACCGCCAGTTGGCGGAACGGGTTGACCAGCAGGTTGAGTTCGACGTGCTGCCCTTCGATGTGCGAACCGATTTCCTCCGCGCCGGGGAATCGGCCATCGTGACCACCTTCACGCTGATGTTCAACAACGGTGACCTAGGCTTCAAGGATGAAGGTGGAATCCAGAAAGCGCAGCTCAATATCTATGCGCGTGTGTCAGCGTTGACCGGCAAACGGGTGGGCATTTTTGAAGAAGCGCCGATCATCACCTATCAGCAGTCACAGTTTGAGGTTGGGCGCAAGCTCAGCTCGGTCTATCAAAAGAGCCTGATTCTGCCACCGGGGAACTACAAGATTGATTTCGTTGTCCGCGATGTGACGAGTGGTCACACCGGGATTGTGCGGCAGGGCTTTGAGGTTCCCCGCTACTCGCCCGAAGCCCTTTCGACCAGTTCGCTCATTCTAGCCGATCTGGTCGAGCCGGTGACGCGCGTCTCCGGCAGCCAGTTCATCATTGGGGCCAACAAAGTTCGTCCCAGCGTGACCCAGCGCTTCAAGCAAAGTCAGAGTCTGGGGGTGTACATGCAGGTGTACAACGTCCAGATTGACCAGGCCTCGCTGCGGCCGGCTATCGAGGTTGACTATGTCATCACCAATACGAAGACCGGACAGGAAGTGAAGCGGATTCGTGAGGATGGAAAGAATGGCATTTCCGACCTGAGCGGCTACGGGCAGCAAATCGTGCTTGGGCGACTCATTCCCCTTGCCGAACTTGAGCCAGGGAGCTACGAAGTCACGGTGGTCATCACGGACAAAGTTGCTCGGCGCACCTTGTCCCCCAAGACCTTCTTCACGGTTGAGCCGTCCAGGTCATAGCGCGCTGCGCTTCCACCCATGACCGGCGCGATGGGTGGAAGCCGGCTGCGTTTACGCTTCACGCTCCATGCGGCTCATTGATCGCTACCTCATCCGAGAAATCGTCCCGTACGTCGCCACGGTCTTCTTTTTGCTGACGGCCGTGATTTTTCTCCATGAGGCGGGACGTTTCTCCGAGCTTTTCGTTGTTTTTTCGCGGCGCGGGCTGTCGAGCACGCCGCTGCTCATGCTTGTCCTGTCACTCCTGCCCGGCATCGTCATTTTCACGCTGCCGATTGCGTTTCTGGTTGGCGTGACGATGGCGATGGGCCGGCTGTCGGGTGATAGCGAAATCGTGGTGCTGCAAGCGAGCGGGGCTGGGCACTGGGCGCTGCTCCGACCAGTGTTGATGGTTGGCATCGTGGTGATGGGGGTGACGGGATATCACACGTTTTACCTCCTCCCAATTGCCGTCAACTCGCTCAATCAGCTCAAGAAGACACGTTCCGAACTGCTCCTGCGAAGCATCGAGACCTACATCAAGCCAGGCACCTTCACGGAAGACCTGCCGGGCCGGATTCTCTATGTTGACCGCAGCGATGGCGACAACGTCTGGCAGCGGATCTTTATCGCTGAAATGGCGGATCGTCCCGACCAGGAACCAAAAATTTACTCGGCCGAGTCGGGGCAACTGGTCTTGGGCAAAACACTGCAAGAAAGCGAGTTGCGGCTTGAAAAGGCCCGGATTTACAGCCAGGAATCGCGCCAGCCAGATGAGGCGGCAAGCTATTTCATGAACGCTTCCGGGAAGCTGACAGCCAGTTTTTCGCTCGGTCGCGGTGATGAGGCCAACCCGGACCTTCAGGCGCGCCCACCCGGGCCAGAGCTACTGACCTTCCCGGAGCTTTGGGTTTTCAAGCCGACCACGCCGAGCCAGGCACGGGCCGTCGCCACCGAGTTGCATCGCCGGTTGGCTTTGCCGGCGGCTTGCTTGCTGTTCGCGCTCTTCGGGGTTGTTTTGGGCGTGACGACGCTCCGGAGTGGGCGGTCGGCTGGCCTCTTCGTCGGCATTGCGCTGGCGCTGGCTTTTTACCTACTCACGTTGGGCGGCGAGCGCTCGGCCCGAAGCGGTGCCATCCCAGTGGTCGTTGGGGTATGGCTACCCAACCTACTGTTTTTGGGACTTGCGCTGGGCATGCTGGGCGGCATCGGCCGCCGGCTGGGAGCCTGGGCCGGCTGGGGTTGGCTTTGGCGTGGCTGGGCGTGGTGCCGGGGCTTGGTCAGGCGCTTTGCCCTCCCGCTTTGGCAGGCGCGGCCCAGCAAGGAAAAGCCCCGCTGGCTGACGGAGGAAGCTTCTTCCGTGACGAGCCTGACGCCACCGAGACGGCTTGGGTTTCCGCGGATCATTGACGGCTTACTGTTCCGCGAAGCCCTTCGCTACTTTCTGCTGGTGCTGCTTGGGTTGGTGGGTATTTTTCAGGTGTTCACACTTTTTGAGCTGATCAACCCCATCGTTCAGAATCGCATCGGTGCAAGCGTTGTCGTTGGGTATCTGCTGTTCCTTACGCCGCAAATCGTGAACTACATGACGCCGTTTGCGGTCTTGGTCGCCACCTTGATCACCTTCGGATTGCTGGCCAAGTCGGCCCAACTGGTGGTGCTGTATGCCAGTGGGCAGAGTTTATACCGGCTGTCGGTTCCGTTTTTACTTGGGGCGGGATTGGTTGCCATGTTCATGGCGGCGACGCAGGAACTGGTTCTGCCGATGTCGAATCAGCGCCAGGACTACCTGCGTTACCAGATTCGTGGTGGGACGTTGCCGCCACAAACCTTCCACCAACGAAATCGTAAGTGGTTCCGTGGGCGTGAGCACCGAATGTTCAATTTCGCGGTGTTTGACACCGAGCGGAATGAGTTTGCGAGTTTTGGGGTGTATGAACTGCATCCCACGACGGCCATGTTGGTGTCGCGGACCTATGCCGCCAAAGCGCGTTGGGACGCCCTCACTGAAGAATGGGTCCTGACAAATGGCTGGCGACGAACCTTTTCAGCCGACGGACTGGAAACCCGCCGCCAACCCATTCAGGAGTTGCGCTTGAAGTTGAGCGAAACGCCGGATTACTTCAAGCAAAGCGCGACCGACATTGCCAAGATGAGCGTGGGACAGTTGCAGCAGCAGGTCGCGGAACTCACCGCCCAGGGGCTGGATGTCGAAAATCTGGAGCGGGCGATTCAAACTAAAATCGCCGCGCCACTTGCTTGTTTTGTCATGGTGCTCGTTGGGCTGCCGTTTGCCCTGACGATTGGCAAACGGGGAGCGATGGTTGGGATTGCGGTTGGCGTCGGACTGGCCGTGCTTTTTTGGGGCACCGTGAGCCTGTTTGAGCAGTTCGGCAACTACCGGACTCTCCCGTTGTTTTGGTCTGCCTGGGGGCCAAACCTGTTGTTTGGCAGCGGCGGCCTCTACCTTTTACTCTCGGCCAAGACCTGACGCTGACTGGTTGGCGGGCGACTCCCTGGCTTGGTTCGGAAATTTTCCAGAAGTTCAGCAAGACAACCTGGCTTGTCAAGTGTTACGCTTGATACACTCCAGCAGTTGAAGTCACGGACTGCAACGGAAACTTAACTCATCCCCCAATGCTCGGTTCACGTCTCGTCGGGGATTGTGTGGCGAGACGACTGAATGAATCGTCATTCACTACTTGGGAGTGCGCGCGCTTGCCCTATGACCATCAAAAACGCCATCTTCATTGTCTTCTTCTTCGCCGCGGTTGGTTACTTTCTGTTCAATGCCTGGCGACTCATCGAGTACATCCGGGTTGGTAAGCCGGAAAACCGTTTCGACAACCTGCCGCGCCGATTCTGGGATTTGCTTGTCATTGGCTTTGCCCAAACGAAAATCATGCGCCACTGGTGGGCGGGCGCGCTGCACGTCGCCGTGTTCTGGGGTTTTTGTGTCTTGACGCTGGCTTCGTTCGAGGTTGTCCTGGAGGGCTTTCATCCCCAGGCTTCGCTGTATTTCCTGCCCGGCTACGGGCCCTTGACGTTGCTGCAAGACGTGTTTGGGGTGCTCGTGCTGGCCGCTTCCCTGACATTTCTCTTCAGGCGCTATGTCACCAAGCCCAAGCGGTTTTCGGGCGCGGAGATGAAGCCTGAAAGCCGAATGGACGCCACGCTCATCCTGGCCATGATCATCGCGCTCATGGTGACGATGTTTGTTGCCAATGGGACGCATCCGGCGACAAACAGCGTGATTTTCGGCAACCGTCCTATCTCAGAGGTGGTTGGCTTTTATCTCGGCGGCAATCAAAACGAAGTCCTGTTTGAAGTTGCCTGGTGGTCTCATGCGGTCGTGCTGTTTGTCTTCCTCAACTACCTGCCGTTCTCAAAGCACTTGCATGTGATTGCCTCGCTCCCGAATGTGTTTTTCGCATCGCATCAGTCATCGGGCGTTCTCCCCAAAATGGACTTGGAAGCCGAAGACATCGAAACCTTTGGCGCATCAGATGTTGAGCACTTCACCTGGAAGCAGTTGTTCGATAGCTACACCTGCACCGAGTGTGGGCGTTGCACGGCCGTATGTCCGGCCAACAACACCGGCAAGCCCCTTTCGCCACGTAAAATCATGATGGACATCCGCCATCGTGTTGAGGAGAAAGGCGAACTGACCATCGGCAAGCTTGGGGCTTTCACAAAGGGCGTGGCCGCCAATGGTCACGGCAATGGTCACGGTGAAGTCGCGGAGAGCGTCAAGCATGCGCTCGCGCAAAAGATCATCGGTGAAGGCTTCATCACACCCGAAGAACTCTGGGCCTGCACGACCTGTCAGGCTTGTATGCAGGAATGCCCGGTCAGCATCGAGCACGTCCCGACCATTGTGGACATGCGGCGCAACCTCGTTCTGCAAGAAGCTGACTTCCCAGGCGAACTCAATACCCTCTTTACCAATCTCGAAAACAAATACTCGCCGTGGGCGTTCAGCCACGATGGGCGCGCGGATTGGGCGGAAGGCCTGGACATTCCGTTGATGTCCATGATTGAAGCCGACCAGAAGCAGGTCGAGGTGCTGTTTTGGGTTGGTTGTGCCGGCTCTTACGATGATCGTTACCGCCGGGTCGTCCAGTCGGTGGCGCGGTTGCTCAAACGGGCCGGAATCGCCTTTGCCATCCTCGGCAAGGAAGAAAAGTGCACCGGCGACCCCGCGCGGCGGGCCGGTAATGAGTATCTCGCCCAAACGCTCATCCAGGAAAACGTCGAAACCCTCAATAACTACAAGTCGCGCTTCAAGACGGTGCTTACCTCCTGTCCGCACTGCTTCAATGCCATCAAAAATGAATGGTCGCAGTTTGGCGGCACCTTTGAGGTCATGCACCATAGCCAGTATCTGTCGAAGTTGGTCGCTGAGGGGCGTATCACGCCGACGCAGAAAATCGAAGCCACGGCGGTCTATCATGATTCGTGCTACCTGGGGCGCTCCAACCATATCTATGACGAGCCGCGCCAAACGCTGGTTCAGATTGGCGCAAAGCTGACGGAAATGGAGCGTTCCCGCGACAAGGGCATGTGCTGCGGCGCGGGCGGGGCGCGGATGTGGATGGAAGAAGCCGGGGAACGGGTCAACGTCGAGCGCACACGGCAGGCGTTGGAAACCAAACCCGATGTCGTAGCTGCGGCCTGTCCTTTCTGCATGACGATGCTGACGGACGGCCTCAAGGCCCACAACGAGGAGCGGGTCAAGGTCTTCGATATTGCCGAGCTGCTCGAACAGGCTACCGGCGGCGACAAGCGTATCTAGGGCGTGATGGTTTTGGGGAAGGCAATACCCGTGGCTTGCTTCCCCAGCTCACCCGGCCGGGACGGGATCGAAATCGGCAACCTGTCGCGCCGTCCAGCTTTGCGGCGGGCATTCACCCGCCGCTTGAACCAGCCGGAGGATGGTGTCACCGAGCGCCCGATCCGGCGTGGATGCGCCGGACGTTAGTCCGATGTTGAGGCGTCCCGGTGGCAGCCACCCGCTGGATTCAATTTCCTGGGCCTGGAATGCCGGCTTGTGGCGGATCAACTCGGCCGACACGATGCAGTCCGGGGTGGCAATGTGGTAGGTCGGACACACGGCCGCGGCCATTTCACAGAGGTGTCCGGTGTTGCTGCTGTTGTAGCCACCGACAACCACCAGCAAGTCCAGGGGACGCTTGAGCAGTTCGGCTACGGCATCTTGCCGCACTTGGGTGGCACTGCAAATGGTGTCGAAGGAGCGGAAGCGGAAAGGTGTTTCATCCTCGCCATACCGAACCGTCATCGCCGCGCGAAGCCGCTCGGCAATGGCCAGCGACTCGCTGGCCAGCATGGTCGTTTGATTGGCAAGTCCGATCTTGCCGAGATCGCGCGTCGGGTTGAAGCCTGGCGAAGCCGCGCGCGCGAAAAAATCCCGTAGCGTTGCCGCCGGTTGCAGGCCGGTGATGACCGATGCAAGCTGTTCAGTTTCCTGGAGGTCGCGGACGACGACATACCGCCCACCCGGTATCGCCAGCACCTGTGAGCGAGTCGCCGTAGTTTCTTCATGGTCGTGCTTGCCGTGGATGATGGTGGTGAAGCCATCGCGGGCATAGCGCTCGACCCGCTTCCAAACATGAACGACCGAGCCACAGGTCGTATCAACCAGTGTGCAGCCCACGTTGCGCAGTTGCTCCAGGTCGGAGGCCGGCAGCCCAAAGGCCGGAATGACAACGACATCCTGCGGCGTCACGTCGGCGATGTTTTCGAGCTGGTGAATACCCAGCGCCGCAAGTCGGGCGTTGACCGTCGGATTATGAATGATTTCGCCGGTGAGATAGATCGTCCGCCCGGCGAACCGGCGGCGAGCTTCGTAGGCCAAGTCCAAGGCGTCATCCAC
It contains:
- a CDS encoding 4-hydroxy-3-methylbut-2-enyl diphosphate reductase; amino-acid sequence: MVSQVAVRSSEVAMSRARLPVQAATRRAVDCDFGSPVIETIRQQGYVLRVGRLTFHLAREFGFCYGVDDALDLAYEARRRFAGRTIYLTGEIIHNPTVNARLAALGIHQLENIADVTPQDVVVIPAFGLPASDLEQLRNVGCTLVDTTCGSVVHVWKRVERYARDGFTTIIHGKHDHEETTATRSQVLAIPGGRYVVVRDLQETEQLASVITGLQPAATLRDFFARAASPGFNPTRDLGKIGLANQTTMLASESLAIAERLRAAMTVRYGEDETPFRFRSFDTICSATQVRQDAVAELLKRPLDLLVVVGGYNSSNTGHLCEMAAAVCPTYHIATPDCIVSAELIRHKPAFQAQEIESSGWLPPGRLNIGLTSGASTPDRALGDTILRLVQAAGECPPQSWTARQVADFDPVPAG